In a single window of the Amycolatopsis sp. cg5 genome:
- a CDS encoding recombinase family protein, with protein sequence MPSNSTAQDQSGDRIPRWAATAGRQSFGQRLTAMGALLFGSATEPDTGEATPSWRVRQHVLRDYHATNLAAARTVSEELVRAGFNTGDVPYGYRARRVRVTPAGRRPRWRTRLLIEPVEASTVRMIFVWRGEDRMSTTEIRRRLAASRYPAPLDPETGEPGVWTVAIVRAILRNPKYLGRQVWGRTHHGKPTPRADWVWSEVWVHPPLVTVEEFAAADRRSWGVPASAGANDFSANALPPDRRRAA encoded by the coding sequence ATGCCTTCGAACAGCACCGCGCAGGATCAGTCCGGCGACCGCATTCCGCGTTGGGCTGCGACCGCCGGCCGCCAGAGCTTCGGGCAGCGCCTCACGGCGATGGGCGCCCTGCTGTTCGGATCGGCGACGGAGCCGGACACCGGTGAGGCCACGCCGTCGTGGCGCGTTCGCCAGCACGTGTTGCGTGACTACCACGCCACGAACCTCGCTGCGGCCCGCACCGTGTCCGAGGAATTGGTGCGCGCCGGTTTCAACACCGGAGATGTGCCTTACGGCTATCGCGCCCGGCGGGTCCGGGTCACTCCTGCGGGCCGACGACCGCGCTGGCGCACCCGGCTGCTGATTGAGCCGGTCGAAGCGTCCACGGTACGGATGATCTTCGTGTGGAGGGGCGAGGACCGCATGTCCACCACCGAGATCCGTCGCCGACTCGCCGCGTCCCGCTACCCCGCTCCGTTGGACCCCGAGACGGGCGAGCCCGGCGTGTGGACAGTGGCGATTGTGCGGGCGATCCTGCGCAACCCGAAGTACCTCGGCCGCCAGGTCTGGGGACGCACCCACCACGGAAAGCCGACTCCGCGAGCTGACTGGGTCTGGTCGGAGGTGTGGGTGCACCCGCCGCTGGTGACCGTCGAGGAATTCGCCGCCGCCGACCGGCGCTCGTGGGGTGTCCCCGCCTCCGCCGGGGCCAACGACTTCTCCGCGAATGCGCTGCCGCCCGATCGCCGGCGGGCCGCGTGA